A single genomic interval of Eurosta solidaginis isolate ZX-2024a chromosome 3, ASM4086904v1, whole genome shotgun sequence harbors:
- the LOC137243454 gene encoding uncharacterized protein, which yields MSKRTREFECNNDPDMFCFMCGQYTIIRRRRVFSDHIKTLYSKYFGIEPKNAAKPWTPNTLCTSCRVELIQSESGQQIKFDTPMIWRETTCHSIECYICQTKVLGVGRSRRVTYASVPAVTLPVLHSTAVADPVPLSTVISESGESSCSEFRMGNERNVLSQAQLNDWIRDLELSKEKAEIHTSRMQQFKFVSSDVKVIYCRTRHEPFSKHYTKKDSICYYNDIPGLFKEFSQTYDSKEWRLFIDSNKLSLKAELLHIGNKKPSIPIAHAVNTKETYEEMQKLLKFIKYEEHDWKLCSDLKVVAMLCGLQSGYNKRCCFLCKWDSRARKDHYVRKDWPDRVELPLVWITSNTPLLSRKRKSYFHPYTSSSVSLKTLLRLWTKKAKHSTI from the coding sequence atgagtaaaaggacgcgagaatttgagtgtaataacgatccagatatgttctgtttcatgtgtggccaatatactatcataaggcgacgacgagtgttctcagatcatatcaaaactttatactccaagtattttggcattgagcctaaaaatgctgcaaaaccatggacaccgaacactttgtgtacatcgtgtcgagtagaattgattcagtcggaatccggacaacaaataaaatttgatacaccaatgatatggagagaaactacttgccattcaatagagtgttatatttgtcaaacaaaagtacttggcgttggaagatcaagaagagtaacctatgccagcgtacctgcagtgacattaccagtactacattcaacggcagttgcggatccagttccattgtcaacagtaatatctgagagcggggaatcaagttgtagtgaatttcgcatgggaaacgagagaaacgtcctgtcacaagcacaacttaatgattggataagagatttggaactatccaaggaaaaggccgagatccacacttctcgtatgcaacaatttaaatttgtgtcatccgatgttaaggtgatatattgtagaactcgtcacgaaccattttccaaacactataccaagaaagacagtatatgctactacAACGACATTCccggtttattcaaagagtttagtcaaacatatgattcaaaagagtggcgattgttcatagacagcaataaactgagtttgaaggctgaattattgcatattggtaacaaaaagccttctatcccgatcgcacatgcagtaaatacaaaggaaacctacgaggaaatgcaaaaactactcaaatttatcaaatatgaagagcatgattggaaattatgttctgatctcaaagtcgttgcaatgctatgtggtctacaaagtggctacaacAAGcgctgctgcttcctctgcaagtgggatagccgagctcgtaaggaccactacgtcagaaaggattggccggataGAGTCGAGTtgccgttggtgtggataacatcaaatacacccctcttgtcaagaaagagaaaatcatacttccacccttacacatcaagctcggtctcattaaaaactttgttaaggctttggacaaagaaggcgaagcattcgactatttga